The following proteins come from a genomic window of Notamacropus eugenii isolate mMacEug1 chromosome X, mMacEug1.pri_v2, whole genome shotgun sequence:
- the LOC140516253 gene encoding olfactory receptor 13H1-like: MNYQEIGNHTKVTEFILVGLSQQPASQIALFWALLFVYLVTLLGNSAIIVAVMGESRLHTPMYFFLSNLSILDLLFSTSTVPLIMMNALWDFPTISYNDCFTQLAIRAFLALTECFLLAIMAYDRYVAISTPLHYSVVMSVRVCRGLALASWTVAFLVTVIPILTVPVSFCGRNAINHFSCEVQAIFKLLCSDTALLEGLMMASAIISMPVPLAFILASYLRILIAVLRIHPTKARLKAFSTCGSHLTTVSIYFGTLIYIYLKPQNKEPQGQDKIFSIFYAAVTPMLNPLIYTLRNKDMKSTLRKVILRTKSWR, encoded by the coding sequence ATGAATTACCAAGAGATTGGCAACCACACCAAGGTGACTGAGTTCATTCTTGTAGGTCTGTCCCAGCAGCCTGCATCTCAGATTGCTCTCTTCTGGGCACTGCTTTTTGTCTACTTAGTGACACTGCTTGGGAACAGTGCCATCATAGTTGCAGTGATGGGTGAGTCTCGGCTTCATACGCCCATGTATTTCTTCCTCAGTAATTTATCCATCCTGGATCTTCTCTTTTCCACAAGCACGGTCCCCCTCATCATGATGAATGCCCTATGGGATTTCCCTACCATCTCCTACAATGACTGCTTTACCCAGCTTGCCATCAGAGCCTTCTTGGCACTAACTGAATGTTTCCTCCTTGCCATCATGGCATATGACCGCTATGTGGCAATCTCAACCCCCCTGCATTACTCTGTGGTAATGAGTGTTAGAGTCTGCAGGGGACTGGCCTTGGCTTCCTGGACAGTGGCGTTCCTGGTCACTGTTATTCCAATTTTGACAGTGCCTGTGAGTTTCTGTGGGAGAAATGCCATTAACCACTTCTCCTGTGAGGTCCAAGCCATCTTCAAATTGCTCTGCTCAGACACCGCCTTGCTAGAGGGGCTGATGATGGCTTCTGCCATCATCTCCATGCCAGTGCCTTTGGCTTTCATCTTGGCCTCCTACCTGCGCATTCTTATTGCAGTCCTCAGAATTCACCCCACAAAGGCTAGGCTCAAAGCTTTTTCCACTTGTGGCTCTCACTTGACTACAGTTTCCATCTACTTTGGGACACTCATCTATATTTATTTGAAGCCTCAGAATAAAGAACCTCAAGGTCAAGACAAAATCTTCTCCATATTTTATGCAGCTGTGACCCCCATGTTAAATCCCCTTATTTATACCTTAAGAAACAAAGACATGAAATCTACCCTCAGGAAAGTAATTTTAAGGACAAAATCTTGGCGTTAA